A section of the Apodemus sylvaticus chromosome 10, mApoSyl1.1, whole genome shotgun sequence genome encodes:
- the Mpp2 gene encoding MAGUK p55 subfamily member 2 — protein sequence MPVAATNSESAMQQVLDNLGSLPNATGAAELDLIFLRGIMESPIVRSLAKAHERLEETKLEAVRDNNLELVQEILRDLAELAEQSSTAAELARILQEPHFQSLLETHDSVASKTYETPPPSPGLDPTFSNQPVPPDAVRMVGIRKTAGEHLGVTFRVEGGELVIARILHGGMVAQQGLLHVGDIIKEVNEQPVGSDPRALQELLRSASGSVILKILPSYQEPHLPRQVFVKCHFDYDPARDSLIPCKEAGLRFNAGDLLQIVNQDDANWWQACHVEGGSAGLIPSQLLEEKRKAFVKRDLELTPTSGTLCGSLSGKKKKRMMYLTTKNAEFDRHELLIYEEVARMPPFRRKTLVLIGAQGVGRRSLKNKLILWDPDRYGTTVPYTSRRPKDSEREGQGYSFVSRGEMEADIRAGRYLEHGEYEGNLYGTRIDSIRGVVASGKVCVLDVNPQAVKVLRTAEFVPYVVFIEAPDYETLRAMNRAALDSGVSTKQLTDADLRRTVEESSRIQRGYGHYFDLSLVNSNLERTFRELQAAMEKLRTEPQWVPVSWVY from the exons GCCCACGAGCGTCTGGAGGAGACGAAGTTGGAGGCCGTTCGGGACAACAACCTGGAGCTGGTGCAGGAAATCCTTCGGGACCTGGCTGAGCTGGCGGAGCAGAGCAGCACCGCAGCGGAGCTGGCGCGCATCCTCCAGGAGCCCCACTTCCAG TCCCTCCTGGAGACACATGACTCAGTGGCCTCAAAGACCTATGAGACACCACCCCCCAGCCCGGGCCTGGATCCCACGTTCAGCAACCAGCCAGTGCCTCCTGATGCGGTGCGCATGGTGGGCATCCGGAAGACTGCAGGAGAACATCTG GGTGTGACATTCCGCGTGGAGGGTGGCGAGCTGGTGATCGCCCGCATCCTGCACGGGGGCATGGTGGCTCAGCAAGGCCTGCTGCACGTTGGTGACATCATCAAGGAAGTGAATGAGCAGCCCGTGGGCAGCGACCCCCGGGCACTGCAGGAGCTCCTGCGCAGTGCCAGTGGCAGTGTCATCCTCAAGATCTTGCCCAGCTACCAGGAACCCCACCTGCCCCGACAG GTATTTGTTAAATGCCACTTCGATTATGACCCCGCCCGGGACAGTCTCATCCCCTGCAAGGAGGCAGGCCTGCGCTTCAACGCCGGGGACCTGCTCCAGATTGTAAACCAAGATGACGCCAATTGGTGGCAG GCCTGTCACGTGGAAGGGGGCAGCGCCGGGCTCATCCCCAGCCAGCTGTTGGAGGAGAAGCGGAAAGCATTTGTCAAGCGGGACCTGGAACTGACCCCGACCTCAG GGACCCTCTGCGGTAGCCTTtcgggaaagaaaaagaagcgaATGATGTATTTGACCACCAAGAATGCAG agtttgaCCGCCATGAGCTGCTCATCTATGAGGAGGTGGCTCGCATGCCCCCATTCCGCAGGAAAACCCTAGTGCTGATTGGTGCGCAGGGTGTGGGCCGGCGCAGCCTGAAAAACAAGCTCATTCTGTGGGATCCAGACCGCTACGGCACCACAGTGCCCT ACACATCGAGGAGGCCCAAGGACTCAGAACGGGAGGGGCAGGGCTACAGCTTTGTGTCTCGTGGAGAGATGGAGGCTGACATCCGAGCCGGGCGCTACCTGGAACACGGCGAATATGAGGGCAACCTGTATGGCACCCGGATCGACTCTATCCGGGGGGTTGTTGCCTCTGGCAAGGTGTGCGTGCTGGATGTCAACCCGCAG GCGGTGAAGGTTCTGAGGACAGCTGAGTTTGTCCCTTACGTGGTGTTCATAGAGGCTCCTGACTATGAGACTCTGCGGGCCATGAACCGGGCTGCGCTGGACAGTGGCGTGTCCACTAAGCAGCTGACG GATGCGGACCTGAGGCGCACGGTGGAGGAGAGCAGCCGCATCCAGAGGGGCTACGGGCATTACTTTGACCTCAGCCTGGTCAACAGCAACCTGGAGAGGACCTTCCGTGAGCTCCAGGCCGCTATGGAGAAGCTTCGCACGGAGCCCCAGTGGGTGCCTGTGAGCTGGGTGTACTGA